CGGACTCCCCGGAGCGCAGCACTTCGGCGATCTGCTTGACGGTGGTCCCGTCCACTTCCTTCGGCACCCGCGCGGGCACGGGAGCGCAGGTCTTGCCACCGTCGCCCCAGGAAACGTCGGCGGGCAGGATCAGGTTGGCGACCCGGCCCGGCGCGTCCTGCGCGGCGGCGACCGCGGCCGCCGCGTCCGCGCCGACGTCGGCGGTGTGGTCCGAGCGCCGCGTCCAGCCGTTCAGCGTGCCGGTGAGCGCCTCGATGTCGGATTCCAGCGGGGCGTCGTACTTCTTGTGGCCGATCGCGTGGTCGCCGATGATGTTGACGATCGGCGTGTGCGCGCGCTTCGCGTTGTGCAGGTTCGCCATGCCGTTGGCCAGGCCGGGGCCGAGGTGCAGCAGGGTCGCCGCGGGGCGGCCGGCGATGCGCGCGTACCCGTCCGCGGCACCGGTCACCGCGCCCTCGAACAACGCGAGCACGCCGCGCATCTCCGGCACCGAGTCCAGCGCGGCCACGAAGTGCATCTCCGAGGTACCGGGATTGGCGAAGCACACGTCCACCCCCGCTTCGACGAGGGTGCGGATGAGGGACTGCGCGCCGTTCATGCTCACTGTGACTCCTGGTCGAAGAGAACGCCCGGGTTGAGGATGCCCAGGGGGTCGAAGGACAACTTGATCCGGCGCATCAGCTCGATCTTCGCCGGGTCCTCCAGTTCGAGGAAGTGCTCCTTCTTGGCGTGGCCGATGCCGTGCTCGCCGGAGATCGACCCGCCGGCGGCCATGCCCGCCGCGAAGATCTCATGCAGCAGCGCGCGCCGCTTCGCCGGGTCCTTCTGGAAGATTCCCAAGTGGACGTTGCCGTCCCCGGCGTGCCCGCAGCCGACCGCGCCGGACTCGGCGGCGGTGGCCAGCTCCCGCACCTTGGTCAGGAACGCGGGCATCTCCGCGCGCGGGATGACCACGTCGATCACGTCGTCGGCGCCGACCGACTTGGCCGTCCAGAACGCCTTCTCCCGCGCCTCGATCAGCTTGCGGGCGGCCGGTCCCTCCAGCACGTAGACGTCGGCGGCGCCCAGCTCGGCGAGCAGCTCGCCGAGCTGCTCCATGTCGGCGTGCAGCCGGTCGTTGTCGCGGTTTTCCAGCGACACCACCAGGTACGCCTGCGAGGAGTCCCTGACCTCGTCCGGCACGCCGAGCGACAACTGTTCCTTGTAGACGATCGCGGCCATGGTCAGGTTGTCGATGTACTCCAGGATGTGCGGGTCCAGCCCGCTGGCGATGATCTTCGGCACCGCGCGCATCACCTGGTCGAGATCGGCGAACGGGGCGAGCGCGGTGGCGCCGTGGCCCAGTCGCGGGTGCAGCCGCACGATCACCTCGGTGGCCAGCGCGAGCGTGCCCTCGGAGCCGATGATCAGCTGGGTCAGGTCATAGCCGGTGGAGGTTTTGGTGGTCTTGCCGCCGGTGCGGATCAGCTCCCCGCTGGGCAGCGCGGCCTGCAGGCCCAGCACGTTGTGCCGGGTGACGCCGTACTTCACCGCGCGCATGCCGCCCGCGTTGGTGCCGACGTTGCCGCCGACGCTCGCGCTCAGCTCGCCGGGGTAGACGGTGTAGGACAACCCGGCCGCGGCGGTCTTCTCGTCCAGTTCGGCCAGCGTCACGCCGGGCTGGACCACGGCGACGTGGTTGTCGGCGTCGACTTCGAGCACCTGGTTCATCCGCTCGAAGGAGATGAGCAGGCCGTCGGGCCGCGGCCGCGCCGCGCCGGACAGGCCGCTGCCCGAGCCGCGGGCGGTCACCGGAACCCGGTGCTCGCCAGCGGCCTTGAGCAGTTCCGCGGTTTCTTCGGCGGTCGCCGGTTTGGCCACGTAGCGGGGTTTCGCCGGTTCCACGGTGAGGCACTCGTCGTGGGCGTAGTCCTCGCCCACGGCCTCGCCGGTGAGCAGGTTGGCCTGGCCGACGATGTCGGCGAGGCGTTGGGCGAAACCCCCGGAACCGCTGTCGTTCATGACGGTGTCGACCGTCCTCTCACCTCTGCGCCGAGACCTGGTTACCGCAGGGTAGTACGGGCCGGACGAATCCCGCCATGAAGACCTTTCACGTCTCAGCCGAGCCAGCCCACGAGGTGCGTCGGGCACGCCGGCGCGCTGGTGATGAGGTCGTCGGCGTGGTGCACGTGGGCGGCGAAAATCTGCACGAGTGGGAACTCCTCGGAAAGGTGGTGTCGAATGTGAATTGCTTTCGAAAGCGATTCCGAGATTCGCAGCCGGATTGGCGCGATGTCAAAAAGCCGATCGGCCGGTGAGTTCGTTACTTCGGGTCGGCAAGCAACCTGGAGATCGCCTGATCGGGTGGGCGCGAGTCACCCCGCGCCCACCCGGCAGGCTCAGTTCTCCGCGCGGGCGAAGGAAAGCGTCTCGCCCTCGACGCCGCGGAGCCACAGGTCCTGCGACGCCGCCGCGATCTCCGCCAGTCCCTCCTCGATCGTGGCGAACACGTTGCCGGGCACCCAGCCGGCGTCGCCGTTGATCAGCAGGTTGTTGCGGCCGTAGAAGATCGCGAGATCGGTGGCGCCCTGGTCGCTGTGGGCCTCGCTGCCCTCGTCGTAGCCGTAAGCGGGATTGCCGATTTCCCACGCCTCGAAGCCGAAGTAGACGACGTCACCCGGAATCGGGGTGACGGTCGGGTTCTCCCGGCCCGGCTTGGGCTGGGCGAACGGCGGCACGAGCGTGTAGACCTCGTTGCGCGCGTACTTCGCGTGATAGGCCGAACCGCTCTGCGGCAGCGCGTTCCACACGGCCTCGCAGGTGCGCGGGGCTTCGGCGTCGAGCAGCCGGGCGCGGCACGAGACGCCGCGCTTGTCCAGCGTGATGGTGATGTAGCGGGCCAACCCGGTGCTCCTTCTGATGTCTTGGTGTCGATCAGTTCTTGGTGACGGTGTCGACGACCTCGGCCCAGATGCCCAGCGCCTCGTCGACCTGCTCGGCGGTGACCACCAGCGGCGGGATCATCCGCACCACGTTCATGTAGGCGCCGCAGGTGAGCAGCAGCAGCCCGCGTTCGGCGGCGGCCTTCTGCGCGGCCTGCGCGGTGACCGTGTCCGGCTCGCCGTCTGCGGTGGTGAACTCCGAGCCGACCAGCAGCCCGAGCCCGCGCACGTCCCCGATCGCGGCGTTCTTGTCGCCGATCAGGCGAGCGCCGTCGAGCAGCTGCGTGCCGCGCTCGGCGGCGTTGGCGACGAGTCCCTCTTCCTTGATCACGTCGAGCGTGGCGCACGCGGCGGCGCACGAAACCGCGTTGCCGCCGTAGGTGCCGCCCTGCGAACCCGGCCACGCCTTCGCCATCAGCTCCTGCGACGCGGCGATGCCGGACAGCGGGAAGCCGCTGGCCAGGCCCTTCGCGATCAGCACGACGTCAGGACGCACGTCGAAGTGGTCGTGGCCCCAGAACTTGCCGGTGCGGCCGAAGCCGGTCTGCACCTCGTCGAGCACCAGGAGGATGCCGTGCTTGTCGGCGCGCTCACGCAGGCCGGCCAGGAACTCGGTGTTGGCGGGCACGTAACCGCCCTCGCCGAGCACCGGCTCGACGAAGAAGGCGGCGACCTCGTTCGGCGCGGTGACCGTGGCGAACAGGTAGTCCAGTTCCCGCAGCGCGAACTTCGTCGCGGTCCTCTCGTCCCAGCCGTAGTGGTAGGCGTAGGGGAACGGGGCCACGTGCACGCCGGACATCAGCGGCGAGAAGCCCGCGCTGAACCGGGTGCCCGAGGTGGTCATCGACGCGGCGGCGACGGTCCGGCCGTGGAACCCGCCTTGGAACACGATCACGTTCGGCCTGCCGGTCGCCTGCCGGGACAGCCGCAGTGCCGCTTCGACCGCTTCGCTGCCGGAGTTGGAGAAGAACAGCGAGTCCAGTCCGGACGGCAGCACGCCGCCGAGGCGCTCGGTCAGTTCGAGCAGCGGCTTGTGCATCACGGTGGTGTACTGCCCGTGGATCAGCTTGCCGATCTGCTCCTGGGCGGCGGCGACCACCCTGGGGTGGCAGTGGCCGGTGCTGGTGACGCCGATACCGGCGGTGAAGTCCAGGTGCCGCCTGCCTTCGCTGTCGAACAGATAGGTGCCCTCGCCGTGGTCAACGACGACCGGGGTGGCCTGCTTGAGCAGGGGGGAGAGCTGGGCCATGGCAGCGGTGCTCCTTCGGACGGGGTCTCTTGTCGATTGTTGACAATATGCATAGCATGGCCCTCGGACCGGGCGCAATGAATGCGGACAGGAGCGGTAGTGATGGGCGAGATCAGCGAGGCCGGGGTCGTCGACACGGTCCCGAAGGAACTTTTCATCGGCGGGAAGTGGGCCGCCGCGGAAGGTGGCCGGACCTTCCCGGTGCTCGATCCGTCCACCGGTGAGGCGCTGTGCGAGGTGGCCGACGCCTCCCCGGCGGACGGCATGGCGGCGCTCGACGCGGCGGTGGCCGCGCAGACCGAGTGGGCGAAGACGGCACCGCGCGAGCGGGGCGAGATCCTGCGGCGCGCGTACCAGGCGCTGGTGGACCGCACCGACGAACTCGCGCTGCTGATGACGCTGGAGATGGGCAAGCCGCTGGCCGAGTCGCGCGGCGAGATCGCCTACGCGGCGGAGTTCTTCCGGTGGTTCGCCGAAGAAGCGGTCCGGATCGGCGGGGACTACTCGGTGGCGCCCAACGGCTCCGGCCGGTTCCTGGTGGCCAAGCAGCCGGTCGGGGTGTCGCTGCTGATCACCCCGTGGAACTTCCCGATGGCGATGGGCACGCGCAAGATCGGCCCGGCGGTGGCCGCCGGCTGCACCATGGTGATCAAGCCGGCCGCGCAGACCCCGCTGTCGATGCTGGCGCTGGCCGAGATCCTGGCCGAGGCCGGGCTGCCCGAAGGCGTGCTGAACGTGCTGACCACCAGCGACTCCGGTGGGGTGATGGAGCCGCTGATCCGTGACGGCCGCGCGCGCAAGCTGTCCTTCACCGGCTCCACCGCGGTCGGCCGCAAGTTGCTGGAGCAGTGCGCCGACAAGGTGCTGCGGACCTCGATGGAGCTGGGCGGCAATGCGCCGTTCATCGTCTTCGACGACGCCGACCTGGATGCCGCGCTCGAGGGCGCGATGATGGCGAAGATGCGCAACATCGGTGAGGCGTGCACCGCGGCCAACCGGATCTACGTGCAGAAGGGCGTGGCCGCCGAGTTCGGCCGCAGGCTGACCGAGAAGATGGCCGCGCTGCCGATGGGCCGCGGCACCGAGGACGGCGTGGTGGTCGGACCGCTGATCGACCAGGCCGCGGTGGACAAGGTCGGCGGCCTGGTGCGCGACGCCGTCGAGCGCGGCGCGAAGGTGCTCACCGGTGGGGCCACTGTGGACGGTCCCGGCAACTTCTACCAGGCGACCGTGCTGACCGAGGTGCCGCTCGACGCGGACATGGCGACGGAGGAGATCTTCGGCCCGGTGGCGCCGATCTACATCTTCGACACCGAGGAGGAGGTGCTCGCCGCGGCGAACGACACCGAGTACGGCCTGGTCAGCTACCTCTACACCAGCGACATCAAGCGCGCGCTGCGCGTTTCGGAGCAGTTGGAGTCCGGCATGGTGGGACTGAACCAGGGCCTGGTGTCCAACCCGGCCGCGCCGTTCGGCGGCATCAAGGCCTCCGGGCTGGGCCGCGAGGGCGGCAAGTTCGGCATCGACGAGTTCCTGGAGACCAAGTACATCGCGGTGAACCTGTGACCGAGTACAAGATCGCGAGCATTCCCGGTGACGGCATCGGCGTCGACGTCACCATCGAGGCCCGCAAGGTGCTCGACCGCGCGGCCGGGCTGAACGGGTTCACCCTGCACTGGACCGAGTTCGACTGGAGCTGCGAGCGCTTCACCGAAACCGGGCGGATGATGCCGGAGGACGGGGTCGAGCAGCTCTCCGCGTACGACGGGATCTTCCTCGGCGCGGTGGGCTTTCCCGGGGTTCCGGACCACGTTTCGCTGTGGGGCCTGCTGATCCCGCTGCGACGCGCGTTCGCGCAGTACGTGAACCTGCGGCCCGTGCGACTGCTGCCCGGGACCACCTCGGCGCTGGCCGGGCGGTCGGCCGAAGAGCTGGAGATGGTGATCGTCCGGGAGAACTCCGAGGGCGAGTACTCCCAGCTCGGCGGGCGGCACAACACCGGGCAGCCGGGCGAGTTCGTGCTGCAGGAGTCGGTGTTCACCAGGGTCGGGGTGGAGCGGATCATCCGGTACGCCTTCGAGCTGGCGAAGACCCGCACCGGCCGGGTGTGCTCGGCGACCAAGTCGAACGGGCTGATCCACTCGATGCCGTACTGGGACGAGATCTTCGCCGAGATCGCCGCCGAGTACCCGGATGTCCACAGTGAACAGTGCCATGTGGACGCCTTGGCGGCGCGGATGGTGCAGCACCCGGACCGGCTGGACGTGGTGGTGGCGTCGAACCTGTTCGGGGACATCCTCAGCGACCTCGCGGCGGCGGTGACCGGCGGGCTGGGCATGGCCCCGTCGGGCAACATCAATCCGCCGGGGGAGCACCCGTCGATGTTCGAGGCGGTGCACGGCAGCGCGCCGGACATCGCCGGGCAGGGCATCGCGAACCCGGTGGCCCAGGTGCTCGCCGGGGCGATGATGCTCGACCACCTCGGCGAGAACGGGGCGGCGCGGGCGATCAACTCGGCGGTGGAAAAGGTACTCGCCGACGGTTCGGTGGCGACCCCGGACCTCGGCGGCACCGCCACCACCACGGAACTCGGCAACGCCATCGCGGAGGCCCTCACCTGACATATTCACGGCACCCGGGAGGGCGCCGCCGGTAACCGGCCGCAAGACGGGAACAAGACGCGGCGCACCGCCCAAACCCTCCACCCCGCCTCGGTCCACAGCTAAAAACACGGCTTCGCCGTAGTCACAGTGAAAGACCGGGGCGGGGGCCCGCACACCTATCCCGCGGCGTAAGCGCCCTCAACCGGGGCGGTGCGGCGCAGCGCCGTCAGAGCGAGGCCCGCCGCACCCGCCAGGCACAACCAGGCGAAAACATCGCCGATGGTGCTGTAGATAGTGGTCGTCCGCGACTGGAGCGGCAGGTTGGCGACCAGGGTCTGCTGGTCCGTGCGGAACCAGTCCGTGCTCGCCAGGACCCGGCCCTGCGCGTCCGTGGCGGTGGAGAGGCCGTGTGACGAGTCGCGCAGCATGGAGTAGCCGTATTCGACGTTGCGGAAGACCGCCTTTTCCGCGTGCAGCTCGGAGAACTCGGCCCAGTCGTTGGCCGGTACCAGCAGCAGGTCCGCGCCCTTGTCGGCGGCCTGGCGCATGAGGTGCGGGAAGTCGGCGTCGTAGCAGATGACCCCGGCCAGCCTGCCGTACGGAGTGTCCACAGTGGGCACATCACCAGGACCCGGCGTCATCGGCTCCATCGGGGTCGGCCGGCTCTTGTCGTAGGTCCAGGCGATCTCACCGGCCGGGGTGATCATGGTGCTGAGGTTGCGGATGTTCGGCGCCTCACCGGTGTACATCGCGTAGGCCAGGTTCACGTAGGCACCGGTCTCCCGCGCGATCACGGCCGCGCTGTCGAGCAGTTCGCGGTGGTCGCGTTCCATGACGCGGGCATGGGTTTCCGGCCACAGCACGATCTTCGCGCCCGCCATGGCCTGGCCGCGGGTCTGTGCGAGCAGGTCCTCGGTGACCGGCGCGAGGGCCGCGCGGATGGCACCGGGGTCGGCAGCCGCCACCTCCGCCGCCCGCCAGTACTCGACATCCATTGTGGACAGCGCGGTTGCGGAGCGTTCGTCGGCGTTTCGGCTCGGGCTCACCGCGGCGACGCGCACGGACGTCTCGGTGGGCGCGAAGAAGGTGAGCCGCGCGGCCCCGGCGGCGAACACGGCCGCCAGCACTACCCCGTACACCACGAACCTGCGCGCGTCGCGGGTTTCCCACGCCCACACGGCGGTCGAGGCGAACCAGCCGACGAGGAAGGTGATGCCGTACACGCCGGTGACCGACGCGAGCTGCAGCAGCGGGAGGTTCGCGTGCTGGGTGGAGCCGAGCGCGCCGTAGTCACCGAAGCGGATCAGCAGCGGGAACAGGTATTCGGCACCCGCGAGCGTGGTCGGGAAGACCAGGGTGCCGAGAAAACCGGGCAGGCGTGGCGAAACCAGTCGATGCGCGACAAAAGCGAGCCACTGCAACAGGGTGAGCCCGGCGAACGCGAGCAACGCGGCGGGAACGAAGAGCAGGCTGGTCGCCGCGAGCCAGGCGAACGTGCCGAGCGCGAGCGCGCCGAGCACCTTGAGCAGGCCGGGACGCGCGCCCTGGCGCAGGCTGAACAACAGCAGCGGAATGGCGAACAGCCACGCCGCGAGCGGACTGGCCCAGTTGGTGTGCACGGTCAGGGCCAGCAGGACGACGCCGGACCACCAGAGCAGCTTCGATTTGGTCACGGGATGACGTTACGAAGCGGGGTGGGGTCGGCACATCGATCCTCCGTCGATGCGGGGCCCCTACTTTAGTCAGGGGTGCCGGGGATCCCGTGCAGCGAAGTGCCCGGCAGGAGGCGCTGGATCGCGTCCTCCATATGCGCCTCCAGTTGCTTCAGCACCGACTCCTCGTCACCCGCGCGGATGGCGTCGATCAGCTGGTTGTGCTCGTCGACCCGTTCCTCGACCCGCTGGTAGGTCTGCTGCAGCATGGAAAGGCACATGCGCGTCTCGATCAGCAGGGTCTGCGTCATCCGCATCAGCCGGCGGCTGCCCGATTCGGCGACCAGCACCTCGTGGAAGCGCAGATCGGCGTCGGACAGGGCGGTCGGGTCGTCCTCGTCGGCGGCCGCGGCCATCGCGCGCACGATCTCGTCGAGCGCGGCGGCGGCCTTCTCCCGGTCACCACGCATGATCCGGAGCGCCGCCGCCCGCTCGATCGCGGCCCGCGCGACGTAGATGTCGTACACGTCATCCGGCTCGAGATCGATCACGAACAGCCCGCGGTGCCGCTCGCTGCGCAGCAGTCCCTCGGAGACCAACCGCTGCATCGCCTCGCGCAGCGGCCCCCGCGAGACCTGGAACCGCGACGCCAGCTCGGTCTCGCCCAGCTGCGTGCCCGGCGGCAGCGCGCCGTTCATGATCGCGTCGCGGAGCTGCCGCGCGATGATGCCCGCGGTGGACTCCCGGTTCACCGGTTCGATGTCGGCCAGCGGCATGTCAGTTTCCCTTTTCCCGGACCGTTCTCGTGAACAGAGCTCCCAGCTCGCCGGACGTCACCGAGACGCCGGCCTGCCGGAGACCTTCCCAGATGGTCACCTGGTTCGCGGTGAGAACCGGCTTTCCGAGCCGGTTTTCGATGGCGCCGAGCACACCGAGCGTGCGCATCGCGGTGTCGGGCACCAGCACGGCGTCGGCCTCCGGATGGTCGTGCGACACCGCCAGCTCGATCACCGCCTCCGGGCTCAGCTCGCCGACCTCGGCCGCGGTGTCGATGTCCGCACTGGACATGGTGAGCACCTCGACCCCGCCGGCGGCGAGGAACTCGACGAACAGCCGTGCCACGTCGTCGGGGTAGCTGGCCGCGACCGCCACCTTCCGCACGCCGAGCGCCTTGGCCGCTTCGACGAACGCGAAGGAAGTGCTGGTCGACGGTACGCCGGCGGCCTCGGCGAGCTGGTCGGCCTGCTTGCGCGCGCCCTCCCAGCCGTAGACGAAGCTGCCGCTCGTGCACGCCCAGATCACCGCGTCCGGCTCGTGCTTGGCGAGCAGTCCGGCGCCTTCCTTCAGACGCTCCGGGCTGCCGAGGTCCAGCAGTTCGGGCACGGCGTGCAGGTCCGTGCCGTAGATGTGCTCGACCGGGAGCCGGAACTCCGGCCCGAGGAGGTGTTCGGCCAGCGGGTAGTCGTCCTCGGCCGCGTGGTCCGGGTAGATGAAGCCGATCGTGGTCAAGCCTGAGCACCTCCTGCAGATTGTCAACAATCCTAACGAACCACGCTACGAAACGTCACGCAACCACTTGCCCGGACCGACCAGCGGCAGGCCCATCCGCATCAGGCAGGCCCACATGGTGAGCTGGTTCGCGGTCAGCACCGGCTTGCCGAGCGCCGCCTCCAGCGGCTCGATCAGGTCGAAGGTGGGCAGGTTCGTGCAGCTGACAAAAACCGCTTCGGCCTCGGAGTGGTCGGCGGCGAGGATGCGCTCGGCGATGGTCCGGTAGCTCACCTTCCAGATGCCGCCGCCGAGCCCGAGGTGGTCACTGGACACCGTTTTCACGTCCAGTTCGGTCAGGAAGTCGTGCAGCTTCCCGGTCAGGTCCTGGTCGTACGGCGTCAGCACCGAGATCTTGTGCAGGTCGAGGCGGTGCAGCACCTCCGCGAGCGCGCCGGAGGTGGTCACCGCGTCCGGCGCGCCGGCGTCGCAGATCGCCTTGCACAACGAGCGCTCGTAGTCGATGCCGTTGACGAAGCTGCCCGACGTGCAGAGGTACGCGACAACCTCTGGTTCCACGTGAAGCACGTCACGCGTGGCGGCCGCGAGGTGCTTGCTGTCACTGACCAGTTGAGCCATCTCCATGCTCACCGGCACCGGCTCGTAGGGCGTGCGTGCCAGGTGGAGGGACACCTCCATCGGCACCCAGCGCCACAACTCGCGCTCGAGCGCGAGGTCGAACGGGGCGATCACCCCGATGCCCCGCTGGGCGAGCGGGCCGTCGAACACAGGCATCTGGAAATCCAAGGCCAAGCCTCCGCGGTGACGTCTTCAGGAATGCAGAGAGCCTCCGGGGTGGCTCCTCGGATTGTTGACAATCATACGACCGGCTCATACCGTGTCAACGGTGATCGGCACGGAATCCCCGGTGTTGGCGGTGCTGTGCGGCGACCAGCACCCCCCGGACATGGACAGCATCGAGCACGTGGCCGCGGTGCGTTACACCGACGAGGCGGGTTTAAAGAAGGCGTTACACGGCGCTGACATCCTCTTCGTCTACGACTTCCTGTCCACCGCCGTCCCCGGCGCGTGGGAGGCCGCGGACAAGCTGCGCTGGCTGCACATCGCGAGCGCCGGTGTCGACCCGGTGCTGTTCCCCGGGCTGCGCGAGAGCGACGTGGTGCTGACGAACTCGCGCGGTGTCTTCGACGACGCCATCGCCGAGTACGTGCTGGGCGTGGTGCTCGCCTTCGCCAAGGACTTCGCGCGCTCGCGGCAGTTGCAGCAGGAGCGGACCTGGCTGCACCGCGAGACCGAGCGGGTCTCCGGCCGCCGGGCGCTGGTGGTCGGCACCGGGCCGATCGGCCGGTCGATCGCCCGCCTGCTGCGCGCCGCCGGGCTGTCCGTCGCCGGTGCCGGGCGCACCGCGCGCGAGTCCGATCCCGACTTCGGCGTGGTGCACGCCTCCGCCGAGCTGACCACGCACCTCGGCGACTACGACTACGTGATCGCCGTCGCGCCGCTGACCGAGCAGACCAAGGGCATGTTCGACGCGCGCGCCTTCGCCGCGATGAAGCCAGGCGCGCGGTTCGTCAACGTCGGCCGGGGGGAGCTGGTGGTGACCGGTGACCTGATCGCCGCGTTGCGCGACGGCCGCCCGGCCGGTGCCGCGCTGGACGTGTTCGACACCGAGCCGCTGCCCTCGGATAGTCCACTGTGGACGATGGAGAACGTGCTGATCTCACCGCACATGTCCGGCGACTTCATCGGCTGGCGCAACACGCTGGTCGAGGTGTTCGCCGGGAACTTCGAGCGGTGGCGCACGGGGCAGCCGCTTCGTAATGTCGTGGACAAGGGCTTGGGCTACGTGCCGTCGGGCAGCAACTGAGGAGGACCATGAACGAGTCGGGGACCCTGCTGACGGCCAGTGAGCTCGTCGCGGCCTACGGGTCCGGGGAGCTGTCGCCGGTGGAGGCGACGCAAGCTTCGCTCGACGCGATCGCCGAGCGGGACGGCGAGCTGAACGCCTACTGCCTCGTCGACGCCGACTCCGCGCTGGAACAGGCGAAGCTGGCCGAGCAGCGGTGGCGCGAGGGCCATCCGATCGGCTGGCTGGACGGGGTGCCGACCTCGATCAAGGACATGTTCCTCAGCCAGGGCTGGCCGACGCAGCGGGGTTCGCGCTGCATCGACCCGGCCGGACCGTGGGAGGTCGACAGCCCGGTCACCGCGCGGCTGCGCGAGCACGGGCTGGTGCTGCTCGGCAAGACGACCACGCCGGAGCTGGGCTGGAAGGCCGTCACCGACAACACGTTGAACGGCATCACCCGCAACCCGTGGAACCCCGCGCTGACCGCGGGCGGTTCGAGCGGTGGCAGCGCGGCGGCCGTGGCGGCGGGCATGGGGGAGCTGTCGGTCGGTACCGATGGTGGTGGCTCGGTGCGGATTCCGGCTTCGTTCTGCGGAATCGTCGGGTTCAAGCCGACGCACGGGCGGATCCCGCTGTTCCCGGCGAGCCCGTTCGGTCCGCTGGGGCACGCCGGTCCGATGGCGCGTTCGGTGGATGACGTGGCGTTGCTGCTCGACGTGCTCGCCCTGCCCGACCACCGCGACCCGTCCGCGCTGGCGCCGCCCGCGAGTTCGTACCGGGAGGCCGTGCGGCGGGATGTGCGCGGGGTGAACGCGGCTTATTCGGCGAATCTGGGTTATGTGGACGTCGATCCGGAGATCGCGCGGATCACGCTGGCCGTGGTGGCCGCGCTGAACGAGGCGGGGCTGCGGATCGAGGAGACGGATCCCGGGTTCGCGGATCCGCTGGATGCTTTTGATGTGCTGTGGTCGACGGGCGCGGCGAAGTGGCTGGACACGTTCCCGGCGGGTTCGGAGGAGCTGATCGACCAGGGCCTGCGGCGGGTTTGGGAGCACGGGCACACCTTCTCGGCGAGTGACTACCTCGAGGCGAGCGCGGTGCGGGCGGCTTTGGGCATTCACATGGGCGAGTTCCACTTGCGGCACGATGTGCTGATCACGCCGATGATGCCGATTTCGCCTTTTGAGGCTGGGCACGATGTGCCGCCGGGAAGCTCTTATCAGACTTGGCCGGAGTGGACGCGGTTCACTTATCCGTTCAACCTGACGCAGCAGCCGGCGATCAGCGTGCCGATCGGCTTCACGGCGGCGGGGTTGCCGGTGGGGTTGCAGATCGTGGGGCCGCGGCACTCGGATGATCTGGTGCTGGCGGTGGCGAAGCTGGTGGAAGAGGTGAAGCCGTGGGCTACGGACCGGCCCGCGGCTCCGCGGCGGTGACTTAGGCGGGGTTGGGTCGGCTTGGCCTGGCTTGGCTTGCGAGAGCGGTGCTCACTTTGGTGAGCGCCGCTCTTGTTTGTGCGGGGTGGCGGGGGTGGCATTTGGTGTGCACTGAGTGCGGGCTTGGGCTTGGTGAGCGCTGTCCCGAAA
The genomic region above belongs to Amycolatopsis sp. YIM 10 and contains:
- a CDS encoding FAD-binding oxidoreductase yields the protein MNDSGSGGFAQRLADIVGQANLLTGEAVGEDYAHDECLTVEPAKPRYVAKPATAEETAELLKAAGEHRVPVTARGSGSGLSGAARPRPDGLLISFERMNQVLEVDADNHVAVVQPGVTLAELDEKTAAAGLSYTVYPGELSASVGGNVGTNAGGMRAVKYGVTRHNVLGLQAALPSGELIRTGGKTTKTSTGYDLTQLIIGSEGTLALATEVIVRLHPRLGHGATALAPFADLDQVMRAVPKIIASGLDPHILEYIDNLTMAAIVYKEQLSLGVPDEVRDSSQAYLVVSLENRDNDRLHADMEQLGELLAELGAADVYVLEGPAARKLIEAREKAFWTAKSVGADDVIDVVIPRAEMPAFLTKVRELATAAESGAVGCGHAGDGNVHLGIFQKDPAKRRALLHEIFAAGMAAGGSISGEHGIGHAKKEHFLELEDPAKIELMRRIKLSFDPLGILNPGVLFDQESQ
- a CDS encoding DUF3830 family protein, encoding MARYITITLDKRGVSCRARLLDAEAPRTCEAVWNALPQSGSAYHAKYARNEVYTLVPPFAQPKPGRENPTVTPIPGDVVYFGFEAWEIGNPAYGYDEGSEAHSDQGATDLAIFYGRNNLLINGDAGWVPGNVFATIEEGLAEIAAASQDLWLRGVEGETLSFARAEN
- a CDS encoding aspartate aminotransferase family protein; translation: MAQLSPLLKQATPVVVDHGEGTYLFDSEGRRHLDFTAGIGVTSTGHCHPRVVAAAQEQIGKLIHGQYTTVMHKPLLELTERLGGVLPSGLDSLFFSNSGSEAVEAALRLSRQATGRPNVIVFQGGFHGRTVAAASMTTSGTRFSAGFSPLMSGVHVAPFPYAYHYGWDERTATKFALRELDYLFATVTAPNEVAAFFVEPVLGEGGYVPANTEFLAGLRERADKHGILLVLDEVQTGFGRTGKFWGHDHFDVRPDVVLIAKGLASGFPLSGIAASQELMAKAWPGSQGGTYGGNAVSCAAACATLDVIKEEGLVANAAERGTQLLDGARLIGDKNAAIGDVRGLGLLVGSEFTTADGEPDTVTAQAAQKAAAERGLLLLTCGAYMNVVRMIPPLVVTAEQVDEALGIWAEVVDTVTKN
- a CDS encoding NAD-dependent succinate-semialdehyde dehydrogenase, producing MGEISEAGVVDTVPKELFIGGKWAAAEGGRTFPVLDPSTGEALCEVADASPADGMAALDAAVAAQTEWAKTAPRERGEILRRAYQALVDRTDELALLMTLEMGKPLAESRGEIAYAAEFFRWFAEEAVRIGGDYSVAPNGSGRFLVAKQPVGVSLLITPWNFPMAMGTRKIGPAVAAGCTMVIKPAAQTPLSMLALAEILAEAGLPEGVLNVLTTSDSGGVMEPLIRDGRARKLSFTGSTAVGRKLLEQCADKVLRTSMELGGNAPFIVFDDADLDAALEGAMMAKMRNIGEACTAANRIYVQKGVAAEFGRRLTEKMAALPMGRGTEDGVVVGPLIDQAAVDKVGGLVRDAVERGAKVLTGGATVDGPGNFYQATVLTEVPLDADMATEEIFGPVAPIYIFDTEEEVLAAANDTEYGLVSYLYTSDIKRALRVSEQLESGMVGLNQGLVSNPAAPFGGIKASGLGREGGKFGIDEFLETKYIAVNL
- a CDS encoding tartrate dehydrogenase, with the protein product MTEYKIASIPGDGIGVDVTIEARKVLDRAAGLNGFTLHWTEFDWSCERFTETGRMMPEDGVEQLSAYDGIFLGAVGFPGVPDHVSLWGLLIPLRRAFAQYVNLRPVRLLPGTTSALAGRSAEELEMVIVRENSEGEYSQLGGRHNTGQPGEFVLQESVFTRVGVERIIRYAFELAKTRTGRVCSATKSNGLIHSMPYWDEIFAEIAAEYPDVHSEQCHVDALAARMVQHPDRLDVVVASNLFGDILSDLAAAVTGGLGMAPSGNINPPGEHPSMFEAVHGSAPDIAGQGIANPVAQVLAGAMMLDHLGENGAARAINSAVEKVLADGSVATPDLGGTATTTELGNAIAEALT
- a CDS encoding nitrilase-related carbon-nitrogen hydrolase; translation: MTKSKLLWWSGVVLLALTVHTNWASPLAAWLFAIPLLLFSLRQGARPGLLKVLGALALGTFAWLAATSLLFVPAALLAFAGLTLLQWLAFVAHRLVSPRLPGFLGTLVFPTTLAGAEYLFPLLIRFGDYGALGSTQHANLPLLQLASVTGVYGITFLVGWFASTAVWAWETRDARRFVVYGVVLAAVFAAGAARLTFFAPTETSVRVAAVSPSRNADERSATALSTMDVEYWRAAEVAAADPGAIRAALAPVTEDLLAQTRGQAMAGAKIVLWPETHARVMERDHRELLDSAAVIARETGAYVNLAYAMYTGEAPNIRNLSTMITPAGEIAWTYDKSRPTPMEPMTPGPGDVPTVDTPYGRLAGVICYDADFPHLMRQAADKGADLLLVPANDWAEFSELHAEKAVFRNVEYGYSMLRDSSHGLSTATDAQGRVLASTDWFRTDQQTLVANLPLQSRTTTIYSTIGDVFAWLCLAGAAGLALTALRRTAPVEGAYAAG